ttttcaaaaattgacatGAATAATTTAACAGCTTGATTAGGGTCGCCTTCTTTTATTAATTGGGACCGAGGAATACTCTTAATATCATCTAGAAAAACATCATTGTTGAACCTTTGAAAACACCTTCTGTATATCTTTTCTGTTGCATATTTGGAGTGAAAACTTGGGATTTGTACAAATTGTGCTACATGATCTGAAATGGAAATTATTAGGTTACCTGATATAATGTTGTTAgattgaaaattaataaaaatgttatctaTAACAGTTCTTGAATTTACATTGACTCTCGTTGGCAATGAAATGTTAGGAAAAAAAGCATTTGAGCAcatattattaatgaaaaataatatttcaggCGAGTTTTCATAATTAAGAAGATTAATGTTGAAATCACCCATTagcataacatttttattttcttttgcaagtttttccattaaattaataagaaattttaattaggTAACTATTTGCAGTAAcgtttgcttttaaattttctcaCTCAAACCTCGctatttaaattcaataacaCTAACACCACTACGAATGGGTactttcctttatttttttagaaaaaaccttaaaatttgCAATTGTCtgtagtaaaaatattttaatattagtacTAGATAAAACGTCAATGATAACTTTCCATTGTTCGTTCTTTTTGttcatattcaaatatttaaaagcacAGAATTCGAGTTACAAAATAGtcgtttatgtaaatttttttgttgaactaAATTTTCAATAGGGCTTTGGTAAAactctaaacaatttttttggtatacttctacaaaaaaaaaaaaaagttatgtgtTTGTAGCTTTTTTAAGGCTgttaaaagcagtttttttatacatatttcaAACTTCGCTTAAGTAGATTTTAGTTAAAAacacttaatatatattttcacttaaagtgaaaatatatattaagtgtTTGAAAGTTTgcttaaaacatgtttaaaaataaacttatagtggatttatttaaaaaacgtttgaaAGTTCGCCTAaagtgaatttatttatttaaaaaacgtttgaaAGTTCGCCTAAagtgaatttattaaaaacatgcaAGAAACTTCACTcaaagtggatttatttaaaatatgtttgaaactttgcttaaagtggatttatacAAAACATGTTGAAAAATTTGCGTTAAATGGACTTAAAAGTAAGTGCAAAAAGACGTGTGAGGATTGCTTTATGTTTaagtttacaaattattttattactttcttacagcaaaataacttttacattaCCGTGTAAACTATTTCTTAtgacttaaaacttaaaattaattttttttttaaacaaaatctatGCATTAGAGACCTCattaattgcattattttatgctatatcataagaaaaaaagattttacatttcATTAAAGTATTATCAGTATCAGGTGTATGATGTTTTATGCAACAAAAGGAAAAGATTAAGGGGTAAGACAGATAATTGGTCTGACATAATGTAATCTTCAGTAATCTTGGagttaaaaactatttgttgttaaatttcatgtaaactttctaaatttaattaacactTTCCACagatataatttattttgagatttttgataaatttaattttaaggccATTTTAAACATAAGTCTTATCAAtatacattaaaacattttgtataatatataatgccCTATAATTCCCAAATTAAGCATTGATTCCAATAACCAGTTTAAAAGCAACAGCGTTCAATACGTtatattctttgttaaattttattgtaatgcaattaaaaaaaccttgTGTGATCTTTGATCAACAATTTTACGTTtaagcgtaaaaaaaaaaattttttttcacactGAAACGTTGTTAAGTACATGTACTTAACAAGAATGACGAGAAAACAGAATTTTTAGCGTGAATGATTTGACgttaatgataatattaatagtcTACTGCCATGGATTGAGAGTATACCATCACATACGTATTGGGATGGGCCTAAGTGACAGTGACCTTGATCTGCTTTATCATTATGGATGTAGCTTAATGGCTGGGTAGCTCAGTTAATTAGAGCGtcaaacaatttgttaaaaccACTTGTTGGTTCACAAAACCAAAAGTTGGTGCATCCGCGGCGCAGTGGTCAGAGATCTAGCTCAGAACCAAGAGATCTGAGGTTCGGCACCGCGCTCAAGGCCGATAAGCGATATTGGTAAGAAAGAAAGCGTCAACATCTTATTCAAAAGCTCTTCCAcggtgttctgtgataagacccCTAGGAATTTTGGAAGAACTTTCataatcactaaaaaaaaaccgATCTGTTTTAAAAGACGTGTTCAAATCCAGTCACTACTAACTCAGCGTACGAGAATTTTAGATGTATTATAAAGCCGTGAATATTGAAAGGAAGATTTGTTTTGgcttcattaaaaagtttattttgttaataaaagaaacttttttaaacgaaactgaaattttttaagtatataaaacgaattaaaattaacttttgttaaTCATAGTCACCACGTCTATTtgatttaactatttatttttttcgacACTCATTACTAAGTAtgttgactttatttttttacattaagtttaaaaGAGTGTCacttaagttttataaatttaaatgactaattttataaacttaaaacaaaaaacattttaatattatgagCCAAAATTATCAAGACAAACAAAACCAAAAGGATTAATTGCCTTAAAATATTTCCAGAAGAGTCATAAGTTAACGAGGCATCATTACTAGTGAAtgtagaaatagttttaaaagcatttatttgtttaactatGTCAacgttttaatgtaaataaacccttttttttctcaattaacttttaaaaattatagtcaTAACATaactatttactttaaaatatttatttgttttctttcttctttCAGCAATGCTgaaatttataagtatatataattgcttcaatattaaaatagaaaaacctATAGCTTGTTTGCATAATCCATCAAAGTTGTTAGAAGTATTTATTAGGTATTATTCTAGTTAACAACCAATATTCATAattgaaatttgtaaattttgtccACTTATTATAGTTTATCATTAGtggacaaaatttttttaagtaataaaattttctttgtagtTGAGTAAATTCGTTATTGAATtcgttattatataaatatatttacgaAAGCATTGTTTTGTATGTTGTaatgttgtatataatatttaataataatatttagtattgtaaaatactaaataaatactGTTGTacatgtattataaatatatttacgaaatatatttatataatacataatatatatttatataaatatatttacgaaagcattttttgtatgttgtaatgttgtatataatatttaataataataatatttagtattgtaaaatatttcttaaaatatatacgGCTTGGAAAAAAGGTATTTtacgtatttaaaattttgaaccctttttttttaaccatttttaataaactcacAAATTTTTCGATTTTAATCTAgctatttagtatttaaaaaatcatttttcataaaaaactagttactgtatactaaaaataaacattttttcttaaataaattgttttaaatattaaaatggcATACTTTCCTCATTCCGCAGTTTTGctagttgtttgttttttttgtttttgttttttgctttgtttttttgtttcaaacgattttctttttaactgcaacttaaaagtgattttaaagTTGCCGTTtgacataaaattatataaatttacaattcagtttttcaaaatgaatataattttattatacgtTAGGGCATAGACCCAATCTAAGAACAATTGTagcttttttaggcaaaaagaatgcaaatataattaaatagtttattaattaattattctttagtttttatttacatctTGTGAacatattaacaaatatatgaTAACCCAAccggcacatctagtttctttttcggaaTCAAAGGCTGTACAGACACGTGTTTGTCGCAATCTAGGCGTAAACCAAAAACACGTGTATATTACGGGCAGTTTTACTTTAGTTTAACACgtgtttttttaggttttaaagtcaattttatCAGTGGTTTTAAATtccttgtaaaaatttattaaaatataatacgaGGTTTCCATAACGTTGAaaccaataatattttatctggtgtttttgataaatagtaatagttaatttcacgaAATGAAAATCATTGTTGGCGCGTTTTATTCAATTGgtattaaaaggttttaaagaCGCAACAGAAATCAAGcgtaacttttttataagtttgccGGCTAGGCTGTATAGCCACTTACTAAAacataacattattatttttaacaacttcGCATAAAAAGCAGTAATATATCGTATTAGTGTGTATTAAAAGCaagtttttataagttgtttGCTGTTATGtttcttaaaagttatttatctcTGTATCTAACCCTTTCAGTTGTTTACtcctaatattaataaaagtaaataagtaaCAGGGATAAGTACTGAGAGTATATAACTAAGTTAACTGAATAACTGAGACAAAATGGTTCAACAAAATAGTTTAGAGTTTTAATCAgtaatttgctttaaaaaaatattaatttttttttctttattttaaggaGAACTTaagatgtatttaaaataaaaaaaacttaaataaaactttttgatatatAGAAATCAATCTTTTGATATAAAGAAATCAATGGGtactttaaattgattttaattaataaaaaaatagcaaaacaaaaataaaaaagtagaaaaaaacgatattaataattaaaagaacaacgaattaaaacaactaaaaaagcatcagattattattaaaaaaataatatgtgaTGATTTTGAGTTGTTGCGAGGTTTTGTTGGTTgatttgaaatatttcttgggtgtcctttttttgtttaataaaactaaatgctTCTTACATATTGCTTTAGTATGTATGCTTGACAAAATCAAGTTTTGTGACTTGATGTTTTATACTTATTCCATTCACTAGTTTGACTTTAAAACATTgcataaatttactttaggtgccctaagaagtccttacggttaTATCAAAGAGCACCGaggaagagcatttaaaaggaagtttacgcctcttacttattgttgttataaaacttgcccagaggtggtgTAGAACCACGGATCTCCAGCTTCTGAGGCAAGCacgctaaccactgcgctaccGTTGCCTAAATTTGTTGCCAATATCAGTGTTaccaaaaacttttaatctgtcaagtatttgaattttaatctAGCATTTCCCTTTGAGTTTATAAAgtctagattttttaattttttttttttttttgagtgacAACGTATCAGtggcaaaaaaattgttgaatcaAAGCTGAAATATTTTCTCGCAATTGACTGAAACAGAGTTGATAATGCCGTCCGGCGGCAAAGTAACTTTCTGCCAAAAAGCCGACTTTTTAGGGAGGCGGAAGCTATTGGCAGCGGCCTCCCGATCAATTTTTAGCGGCAAAATGTTCGTTCTTCCGCCTCCAGTGGCTTCCGCTTTGCTAATGGCGGCCACAGccagagtttttttttgaggcaaaatgttttggaggcCGACACCAATAGAGAGGCGGAAGCCAATGCTGGCCGCCTCtctattgaaaaataattgctcGTTTGCTTTAacgcaattaaatattaattagaaacaaatgttaaatacttGACATTAAGTTTCATTCTATATGattgtttgcaaaatttttaagtacttaaaaaaattctattttttttaaaccaatattttttttgaactaagatttttttaaaactaataaatcaactagaataaattagtaatttaattatacaaaacaaaaactaaaagtttgaGATTTTGCTTCTatgcaattattgaaaaaatcattttctcacacacaaaaaaagttataataagtaattaaattgtctgattttggtaaaaaaaattttgaacaagaCAACatgctaaaacttttatctattttatcatTTGTCAAAAcgttaaatacttatttttgataattgGATActgtaaaagttattaaaaaatatctgcaaatgtttattaaaaatttgcgaCTATGCTGTATTACGCTAATAGTTCGCAAAActacaacaacatcaacaaaaataattaatagctGACTCTAATAAAGTTGACTCCATTCTTTTAACacgtttaaaaatttaaaacgtttaagtgtttaaaaaggtagaactaaaaattgaacttataaagttttaaagtatttaattgagtttattatataaatttattgcttCATCGATGTTTCTTGTTACAcgtttaaaactataaaatgtcTGCAAGCATTATTTGTACATTTGCGCGTTTgagtagtttttttcttaagtttatgCGCTTATTATTTGTACATAAATTACTACCAATTATTTAGGTTATATCATCAAAAAATCCACTGTAGTTtaactttcaaactttttatataaattaaattaatatataaaccaCAAACTAAAcccaaattaaataaagattgaaatgcttttatttaaaagatgcCTGTCAAAGCATAAACCATCTATTAATGTCAGTCAATCTATGTACTACACGGtgactaaatatatatatatatatatatatatatatatatatatatatatatatatatatatatatatatatatataaatatatatatatatgtatatatatatacatatatatatataatatatatatatatatatatatatatatatatatatatatatatatatatatatatatatcccaccCGGCATCtctacgttgtttcaacgttgaattttggttgaagcgttgtttcaacgttgtttaaCTATGTCTcaacgttaaaacaacgttaCAATTTAAGCGTTGTTTATTTAACATTGTTTCAACGATAAAtcgacgttaaaaaaaaaacttaattataaaaaaaccattgAATTGGtgctaaaagtaaaaatagttaaagcgaaaaagaaataaagcaatattttaatataatgtgAAAAACAGAGGGTGTTTATGtgtgaaattttgaattttaaattttcaaaaacattttatttagttttcaaattTCTACTTGTTTttacgaaaaaataaattaatggcTTATTTAAGAAACTGGCGAAAATGCCACTTTAAAATTCTAGCTCTGGCAGAATCATCTTCTAGTAGTGAAGAAAAGAAAGtcgaaaaaaataatgctttttgtATACCAGTCTCAAGACCAAAACAACAGTATTGACCACCACACATGCTTTCAACAGTAACTGATTTTAGAGCCTGCATCAaagttcttttttctttcagtgaggataagaaaaaaagaaataaagtaccATAATAAGATAACGTTGACAAGTTCTTAATGGCTGAAGAAAgtatgttataaattattttttagtgaatttttgtttaatttaattaggtttgtaaaaatgttcaacaaaagttgttttgtgaaacttttttaaattatagagTTTCAAAAGAGAgtgttatattttctttttgatataaGAATTCCCAAAGCACAGTCAGGGCCGTCTTAAGGCCATCGAGGGCCCTAGGCTAGACTTAATTTGGGGGCCCCCTTTTtccttagtaaaaaaattaaatcaaatactAAAATAGGAAACATTTATTAAAGCAATGATAAAATTTACATGTGATGTTtgcgtgattttttttttgaaaattctttaataatatcatcaaaatcaATGGTTAAAAGAACATCTGATTCAATTGACATTAACGACAAACAGTTCAATCTTTCTTGCAGCATGGTTGAGCGGagttcattttttataagttttagttttgaaaatgatCGCTCGCCAGTGCAATTTGAGACCATCATTGACAGAAAAATTCTAAGGGAAATTTCAATATTTGGAAAAGTTGATTCCAAGTGGTCTCTTTTTAATGTTGAGTAAAATTCTGTAAATGAATGTTcatcttttgaaatataatatttaaattgctGGCactcaaaaaaaagttcattttcatTTATGTCCTTCTTATAAATTTGTGCTAGGTTTGAACAATGGTCTTTTAGTTCAACATTGGCAATTGTTTGAATGTTTACTAGAAATCCGAAATTGTCATTGATCTTCTCATATGCTGATgttcttttttctaaatttgatgTTAGTGAATCAATAACAGGAAGGTATGtttcaattttgaatttataacttCCCTGAAATTCCAATTCTTCAGCCTCACCATCAAAGAAGGCCATACGTCggcttcttttttttgttcttttttgaaGAATCTCTGTAGTCAGTGTTTGGAAGcaagattttaactttttcctgGAAATTCTCAAATTGACTCCTCAAATCTTTAATGAAATGCAACAATGACTTTAGAATCCGAACTGCAACATCCaggtttaaattttctttctgTAAAATCTTCGATGTTTCATTAAAATGACAAAGAATATCATTCCAGAAAATTGTCAGAAAAACAATCTCAAAAGTGTTCATTTTCATGATGAGATTTTGAGCATCATTTTGAGTTTCTTTTGACTGACTTATGTCCTTGATCAAAAATTCAAGTGCTTTTTAATTCTCATCATAACTGTCATGCAGACAAGTCACAGCATCTGCACGTGCTGACCATCGAGTTCCAGAAAGCtgtttgacaatttttttgccTTTGCCAACATAAGACAGAAGCACTTGCCAACGATGAGTTGATGCAGAAAAAAAGTTGTAGAGGCATTGaacaaagtcaaaaaaaacaattgcttctAAACAACATTTAGCTGCACTGTTGCCAAccagatttaaaaaatgtccAGCACAAGGAATAAACAATGCTGATTCACTTTTGTCTTTAATCCTCTTTTGTAGGCCTGAGTACTGTCCTGCCATATTTGATGCATTATCGTATGACTGCCCACGACAGTCAGATATTGAAATTtcattttcttgtaaaaaattcaaaaccactGTTTCTAAATGTTCAGCTCCATGCCCGTGAATGGgaacaaattgcaaaaaacgcTCAACTGGTGCCAAGTCTTTAACATATCGAACTGTAAAAGTTAATTGATGATCAAATATTGATCAATTATTGATCTACATGTGACAAGTCTGGAATTGAGTCAACGCTGATTGAGtagtattttgctttttttaattcagaaattaTTTCGCTTAAAACTTTATTTCCCATTAGGCATAAAAACTCCTCACAGATATTGGCGGAGAGGTATGAAGTATTACCTTTTCCAGAATTTCCATGTTTTTTCATGTGTTCATGTAGGAATGGGTCAAACTGGCTAAGTAACTCAAGAGTTCCTAAATAATTACCATTTTGCTCTGAACCAATGGTTTCATTGTTTCCACGAAATGGCAATCCTCTTGATGACAAGAACTTCACAACTGCAACAATTCTTTTCAGCACATTTTGCCAGTACAACTGTTCCATATGTAACTGTTTTATTAATACGGAGTCAAGCCGGCCACTTTCTCTCTGCTGACTGGAGTAAGTAAGCATATTTTTGTGATGTTCAGAACCATTCTCGTGTCCAGATATACATTTTAAGGCATTTTTCCAGTCATCAAATCCAGTTGTGGAAAAATTAGAGTGTTTGCTGGAGAATAAGGTACAAGCAAAGCAAAAAACAGAACCTGTTGAAGGTGAGTATAATAGTCATTCACGATTGACAAATTCGCCATTGTGTAGTTCACGTCTAAAGCAAGATTTTGATAAGTACTTTTTTTGTCCGCAACTCAACCTTTCCGAATTTTTGAAGCTCCCATCATTGTTCTGGCACATGGACAGGCCATTAGAAATCCAAAATGATTGAGCTTCTTGGGATAACTGATGCCACAATGCTGGGTCACTTTCTTGAGTAGTTTTTGTTGTTGCGTTTggataagttttaatttgatttgattctGGCTCCTGAGCTGGTTCTGGCTCCTGTACTGGTTCTGGCACCTGTGCTGGTTCTGACTCTTGCTCTGGTTCTGGCTCCTGCTCTTGTTCTGGCTCCTGTTCTGGTTCCAGTTCCTGTTGAATTTCTAGAGTTTCATTTGGCAACAAAGCACTATCAATGCTTACGAAATTTGAAGTTGGACAAAGAAATACATCTTCGGACACAACAGGCTTTGACTTTTGCACCAAAAGAAATGATGTCAAAGGAAGATATTTTGAAATGTCTTCTTTTGCTTTAGCGGCTTTTTTCCTCTTTGCAGCACCACTTTGATAAGTCCGATTAGACAtgttaaatgactttttttcaaaacagaTGTTTTAAGTTGATCACagcaatttcaaattcaatctAATGGGAAATTTTAAGTGCTTGTATTTAACACTTCTTATcggaaaatttatgtttattttcgGACGCATGCATGAATTTTTGCttagcaagaaaaaaaaaattcccaaGGGGGCCCCCAAACTGAAAAACTaatacttttctaaaaataattaaaaaaaatcttatcaagaaaaaaattattcccgAGGGGCCCCCAAAATATGATTTCTtcagaaaaattagaaatataattttatatttatataaatttcaaaaaaaatccaGACACattttgggggcccctaaaaATCGGGTGCCCTAGGCTGCAGACTACCTAGCCTATGCGTTAAGACGGCACTGAGCACAGTGCCAAAGCTAGattataagaataaatttagaagccaaataagttttattttgtcgATATCTAAATTTGTTGAAGTGCACAAGATATTAAATGACGAAAAAAACACATTCATCAGGAGtgagttttaatataaagtttcttaaataGTTATATCAATCAGTTTCAggactttttttcaatttatgtcACCAGCCTTTTGTCAAcacttataaaaacttataactgtatatatatatatatatatatatatatatatatatatatatatatatatatatatatatatatatatatatatatatatataaatatatgtatatatatacatatgtatatatatatatatatatatatatatataaatgtatatatatatatatataataaatttatatatatacatatatatacatataatttagtattttctctttatataaaattttgtgcgagtcattatttatatatgaatggaatatatatatatatatatatatatatatatatatatatatatatatatatatatatatatatatatatatatatatatatatatatttatatatatatatatatatatatatatgtatatatatacaagtgtatatatatatatatatatatgaatgtatatatacgtatatctatatctatatctatatctatatcgatatacataaatatatttatatacatatatatatatatatataaatatatatatatatatatacatatatatatatatataatgtatatatatatatataaatatataatatatatatatatagatatatatatatatatatatatatatatatatatatatatacatttatatatatacatatatatacatataatttaaaattttctctttatataaactttatgcgagtcattatttatatatgtatggaatatatatatatatatatatatatatatatatataatatatatatatatatatttatatatatatatatatatatatatatttatatatatatatataaatatatatatgtatatatatacaagtgaatatatatatatatatatatgaatgtatatatacgtatatctatatctatatctatatctatatatatatacatatacatatatatatatataaacatatatatatatatatatacatatatatatatataaatgtatatatatatatatatatatatatatatatatatatatatatatacatttatatatatacatatataatacatataacttagtattttctctttatatatactttgtgcgagtcattatttatatatgtatggaatatatatgtatatatatatatatatatatttataaatatatatatatatatatatatatatatatattagggatatgactttttaattttttttcaaataaaatgtttccTGTATCATAAATCGATGAACTTTTAcctaaaattatgaaaaaaggcCCAAATAGCTTTctgcaacaaaaaaaaggtcacccccaaaataaaaatttgatttaccATTTTTATACATTCATTTTTGACCGATGTTTTAATCTTAAGCTTAATTCTCAGCTTAATTCTATTTACTTCATTA
This portion of the Hydra vulgaris chromosome 13, alternate assembly HydraT2T_AEP genome encodes:
- the LOC136089675 gene encoding uncharacterized protein LOC136089675, encoding MSNRTYQSGAAKRKKAAKAKEDISKYLPLTSFLLVQKSKPVVSEDVFLCPTSNFVSIDSALLPNETLEIQQELEPEQEPEQEQEPEPEQESEPAQVPEPVQEPEPAQEPESNQIKTYPNATTKTTQESDPALWHQLSQEAQSFWISNGLSMCQNNDGSFKNSESKHSNFSTTGFDDWKNALKCISGHENGSEHHKNMLTYSSQQRESGRLDSVLIKQLHMEQLYWQNVLKRIVAVVKFLSSRGLPFRGNNETIGSEQNGNYLGTLELLSQFDPFLHEHMKKHGNSGKVRYVKDLAPVERFLQFVPIHGHGAEHLETVVLNFLQENEISISDCRGQSYDNASNMAGQYSGLQKRIKDKSESALFIPCAGHFLNLVGNSAAKCCLEAIVFFDFVQCLYNFFSASTHRWQVLLSYVGKGKKIVKQLSGTRWSARADAVTCLHDSYDEN